A single window of Candidatus Desulfatibia profunda DNA harbors:
- a CDS encoding RidA family protein produces the protein MLLKVVQTDRAPAAIGPYSQGIAAASWLFVSGQLGLQPETGELAGPDFGSQARRALENLRQIVQAGGGSLKDVAAVDVFLTDMGKFAEFNQIYAEYFSDHRPARAVVEVRALPKGARVEIKCIACLRANSQ, from the coding sequence ATGTTACTTAAAGTCGTTCAAACCGACCGGGCCCCGGCAGCCATCGGACCGTATTCCCAGGGAATAGCAGCCGCTTCCTGGCTTTTTGTGAGTGGTCAATTAGGGCTGCAACCCGAAACCGGGGAACTGGCAGGCCCTGATTTTGGTTCCCAGGCCCGCCGGGCGCTGGAAAACCTGAGGCAGATCGTGCAGGCCGGAGGTGGCAGTTTGAAAGATGTGGCGGCCGTCGATGTTTTTCTGACCGACATGGGCAAATTTGCCGAGTTCAATCAAATCTATGCCGAATACTTTTCAGACCACCGGCCGGCCAGGGCCGTGGTGGAGGTGCGGGCGCTTCCCAAAGGCGCCCGGGTGGAAATTAAATGTATCGCCTGCCTAAGAGCCAATAGCCAATAA